The genomic stretch GGCATTTCTTGAAAATAGTTGATCATTCATTTtgttaatgtcaatattaatggGTATTgcaaagataaaaataacaaattcatattGGCTGGATTTTGCTTTTAATGTCAATCTTGGTTCTTCTCTCAGGGAGTTCTagataagagaagaaaaaggagaagaagaaaaactagaTTAATTGTTAGTGTTCACTGAACTCGTCAATCCTATATTACTTGATTTTGATAATGTActtgttttgtgttagtttattATGCCTTATAATAAATCCAAAGATGCAACAACTCTCTGCAGGCTATCTTCCTAACACTTGCTATATGCTTACTATTTGCTCTCCAGCAGTTGGACACTGTGCTTCAATGAATTTTGCTATCATGTTGCTCAAGTATCTCAATTTTGTATCGAATCTATGATAGATTCAGAAGATTGAATCTCCACACAATTATAATGTTTAATTGGTTTTTCCTGGCCAGGGTACTTTTCTGTCAAGTAGATTTATGATAATATGGCATCAGCTATGGAATTTCATTAGTGCGTTGAGCCCTAAGGACTGTATAACAATAGACTACGGCTTACTAAGCTGCAAAGATGGCCTTGGCTTCTTCTGTAAAAGTGGTTCTGGGATCCCTTGCTTTCGCAATCTTCTGGGTATTGGCGGTCTTCCCAGCCGTTCCTTTTCTACCAATTGGGAGGGATGCTGGGTCCCTCCTGGGTGCTATACTAATGGTAGTATTCCGAGTCCTAACTCCAGATCAAGCATATAATGCAATTAATCTACCAATCATTGGTCTTCTCCTTGGGACAATGGTTGTCAGTGTCTATCTAAAAAAAGCAGATATGTTCAAGTACTTGGAAAATCTTCTCTCATGGAAGAGTAAAGGACCAAAGGACTTACTTTGTCGAATCTGCCTGATTTCAGCCATTTCAAGTGCCCTTTTTACTATTGATACCTCTTGTGTGGTATTAACTGAATTTGTCTTAAAAATTGCAAGGCAACATAATCTCCCTCCTGAACCTTTCCTTCTTGCCCTGGCCTCTAGTGCAAATATTGGGTCTTCAGCGACTCCAATTGGCAACCCCCAAAATTTGGTTATAGCTGTTCAGAGTAAGATATCTTTTGGGAGTTTTCTAATTGGAATTCTCCCTGCAATGCTAGTGGGAGTGGTTGTCAATGCTCTAATTCTTCTATCCATGTATTGGAGGCTGTTATCAATTCAGAAGGATGAAACAGATGCAGCTGTAGATGTTGTTGAAGAGGAGGATGTGGATTCTCATCGCTTTTCACCAGCCATGATGGGGTACTCTAGATTGGAAACTATAAATGTGCAAGGCTCTCCCAACGTGCATGTGAACATGGGTCAAGTTGAGACCATTAGAAACCAgttaagttcaaataaaaatgaaatccataGGGTCCCTTGTGGCACGTTGGATTCTGCAAGGAATTCTAGTGCATCGAAAGAGCTGGAAGATGTTGTATCTTCTCCCAAAAGGGAGGATGTTGTTGAAGAGGAGGATGTGGATTCTCATCGCTTTTCACCAGCCATGATGGGGTACTCTAGATTGGAAACTATAAATGTGCAAGGCTCTCCCAACGTGCATGGGAACATGGGTCAAGTTGAGACCATTAGAAACCGGTTAAGTTCAAATGAGAATGAAATCCACAGGGTCCCTTGTGGCACGTTGGATTCTGCAAGGAATTCTCGTGCATCGAAAGAGCTGGAAGATGTTGTATCTTCTCCCAAAAGGGAGGATGTTGTTGAAGAGGAGGATGTGGATTCTCATCGCTTTTCACCAGCCATGATGGGGTACTCTAGATTGGAAACTATAAATGTGCAAGGCTCTCCCAACGTGCATGTGAACATGGGTCAAGTTGAGACCATTAGAAACCAGTTAAGTTCAAATGATAATGAAATCCACAGGGTCCCTTGTGGCACGTTGGATTCTGCAAGGAATTCTAGTGCATCGAAAGAGCTGGAAGATGTTGTATCTTCTCCCAAAAGGGAGGAGATCATTCCTTCAAAGACTGTTGTTAGATCAATGGACAGACTAAGAGTCGCACTTTCTATAGAGTCTTCAGAAGGAAAGGAAGATTTGACTGTTAGACGGCAAAGGATGTTCTGGAAGTCGTGTGTTTATCTTATTACTATAGGAATGTTGATTGCTTTGCTCATGGGGCTGAATATGTCATGGACTACAATTACCGCTGCACTTGCTCTTGAGGTTCTTGATTTCACGGATGCTAGGCCTTGCCTTGAAAAGGTATAATTTGCTAATTAACATGATGctgctcttctcctttttcaatTAGTTTTCCCCTTTGTCTATCAATGGGACTTGAAAACTCTAAAGCATACCTTGTAGGAGATTATAAATTACATGGATGGCTTGTTGGAGAGTTTAAAATATCTTAAGTTGATTTCTCTTCTTTGCCAGGTCTCCTATTCGCTTTTGATTTTCTCTTGCGGAATGTTTATCGCAGTAGATGGCTTTAACGAAACTGGAATCCCAAGTACTCTATGGGACCTCATAGCGCCTTATGCACAGATTGATCATGCTAGCGGGATGGCAGTTCATGCCATTGTCGTTCTTCTCCTGTCAAATTTGGCTTCAACTCCAAGCGTACCAACTGGTATGTTGGTGTATTTCTTCCATGTCTTTTTCTATTATATGTCATCATTCTATTGCTTTTCTGgatctctcatatatataaaattagcttCCTAGAGTAACACCTGGCTGTAAAGTCTGTTTATACAACTTTATGTTAGCAATTGCAAGAATGCCAAGAAATTGCTAGCAGTGCAGATTTGGAATGCATATGATCTGAACATTTTTTGGCATTTATGGTTTCTTAAGATTTCTGGATgctatatattttggtatggtTTGGACTTTGAATACAGAATATGATCTCTTAGGCATGTCAAAGTATAACCAGTATGGGTTTTTTCTTGTTCTCAAGCTTTCTTTTGCACTTGAGACAACTTGATATTAATTGTTCTCATGCATGGTCAAATCTTAATCAAGTTGAGATTGCACCATCATATACTGAACAGTTCTTTAAGTTTGAGAAGTATCTTTAACTTCCCTTTGTA from Corylus avellana chromosome ca1, CavTom2PMs-1.0 encodes the following:
- the LOC132167193 gene encoding silicon efflux transporter LSI2-like, with protein sequence MALASSVKVVLGSLAFAIFWVLAVFPAVPFLPIGRDAGSLLGAILMVVFRVLTPDQAYNAINLPIIGLLLGTMVVSVYLKKADMFKYLENLLSWKSKGPKDLLCRICLISAISSALFTIDTSCVVLTEFVLKIARQHNLPPEPFLLALASSANIGSSATPIGNPQNLVIAVQSKISFGSFLIGILPAMLVGVVVNALILLSMYWRLLSIQKDETDAAVDVVEEEDVDSHRFSPAMMGYSRLETINVQGSPNVHVNMGQVETIRNQLSSNKNEIHRVPCGTLDSARNSSASKELEDVVSSPKREDVVEEEDVDSHRFSPAMMGYSRLETINVQGSPNVHGNMGQVETIRNRLSSNENEIHRVPCGTLDSARNSRASKELEDVVSSPKREDVVEEEDVDSHRFSPAMMGYSRLETINVQGSPNVHVNMGQVETIRNQLSSNDNEIHRVPCGTLDSARNSSASKELEDVVSSPKREEIIPSKTVVRSMDRLRVALSIESSEGKEDLTVRRQRMFWKSCVYLITIGMLIALLMGLNMSWTTITAALALEVLDFTDARPCLEKVSYSLLIFSCGMFIAVDGFNETGIPSTLWDLIAPYAQIDHASGMAVHAIVVLLLSNLASTPSVPTVLLLGGQVATSAAGEKKAWLILAWVSTVAGNLSLLGSAAYLTVSEEARRASHLEHTLSLWSHLKFGLLSTLIVTAIGLILIR